Proteins encoded within one genomic window of Cyanobacterium sp. HL-69:
- the yfbK-3 gene encoding Ca-activated chloride channel-like protein, with translation MSNVKPQVQFICLRDAISSDKVTNLDVVVRITVPEIKTNQQRPPLNLGLVIDRSGSMHGDKMEYARQAAIYAVQQLSKGDVETVQGDRLSVTIYDDEVEVIIPSQIVTDKSNIIKRIEKIQPDGMTALYDGWLEGATQVSQHLQPEYLNRVILLSDGLANIGETNPDVIGNSVHGLSQRGVSTTTMGIGDDFNEDLMQGMALSGDGNYYYIQNPDQLPSIFSAELQGIMATIGQKVSLGIKALSSVELVDVFNDFEKTEFGRYKLPNLIAGNHIDVVLRLKIPAMSKSVPLLKLRLAYDDNETQSRKVFHHQLELPVVNSTQLNNYPFNEEVKAKVAQLMASRAKEEAIKSLDSGDMEGSRQRLQMAKQEIMYSGISLEMMAPEMAEMDNLLQDLEEGNRQSMRKNAQYQNYQKRRNRP, from the coding sequence TGCTATTTCTTCTGATAAGGTTACGAATCTTGATGTGGTTGTCAGGATAACAGTGCCTGAAATTAAAACGAATCAACAACGTCCTCCCCTTAATTTAGGATTGGTAATAGATCGCTCTGGGTCGATGCACGGTGATAAAATGGAGTATGCCCGTCAAGCTGCCATTTATGCTGTACAGCAGTTGTCTAAGGGCGATGTTGAAACAGTACAGGGCGATCGCCTCAGCGTTACTATCTATGATGATGAAGTAGAAGTAATTATCCCCTCCCAGATAGTTACGGATAAATCTAATATCATCAAGCGCATCGAAAAAATCCAGCCTGATGGTATGACAGCTTTATATGATGGTTGGTTAGAGGGTGCAACCCAAGTTAGTCAACATCTACAACCTGAGTATTTGAATCGAGTTATCTTGTTATCCGATGGTTTAGCCAATATAGGGGAAACTAATCCTGATGTTATTGGTAATAGCGTTCATGGCTTAAGTCAACGGGGAGTTAGCACCACAACCATGGGTATCGGTGATGATTTTAATGAGGATTTGATGCAGGGAATGGCTCTTTCTGGGGATGGTAACTATTACTATATCCAAAACCCAGACCAGTTACCAAGTATCTTTAGTGCTGAATTACAGGGCATTATGGCAACCATCGGGCAAAAGGTGAGTTTAGGAATTAAAGCCCTTTCTTCTGTGGAATTGGTAGATGTATTTAATGATTTTGAGAAAACAGAATTTGGTCGTTATAAATTACCCAATTTAATAGCAGGAAACCATATTGATGTAGTGTTACGATTAAAAATCCCTGCCATGTCCAAATCAGTGCCTCTGCTTAAATTACGTCTTGCCTATGATGATAATGAAACCCAATCAAGAAAGGTATTTCACCACCAGTTAGAGTTACCTGTGGTTAATTCTACCCAGTTGAATAACTATCCTTTTAACGAAGAAGTAAAGGCAAAAGTTGCTCAGTTAATGGCTAGTCGAGCTAAGGAGGAGGCTATAAAAAGTCTTGATAGCGGTGATATGGAAGGCTCAAGACAACGTTTACAGATGGCAAAGCAAGAGATAATGTACTCTGGTATATCCCTTGAGATGATGGCACCTGAAATGGCTGAAATGGATAATTTATTGCAAGATTTGGAAGAAGGTAATCGTCAATCTATGCGTAAAAATGCCCAATATCAAAATTATCAAAAACGCCGTAATCGTCCATAA